One region of Timaviella obliquedivisa GSE-PSE-MK23-08B genomic DNA includes:
- a CDS encoding amino acid ABC transporter substrate-binding protein, whose translation MYRWSSVLLAATLSVAALAGCTTAPTGISGSPAADAPAAAGAPSRLDTIISRGKLICGVEGTIPGFSFVDSNGQYTGLDVDVCKAVAAAIFGDPEKVEYRNLDSTARFPAVTSGEVDMLARNTTWTASRDAAGGNGLEFAPTTFFDGQGLMATTASGIKSFKDLDGKAVCVETGTTTELNLASRATEAGIKVNEVKFQDSNANFAAYQEGRCEAITTDRSQLAAKRTSLPNPADNILLEDVLSKEPLGPVTVNGDSRWFDVVKWVTYGLFQAEEFGITQANVEQKVNDNSPDVKLFLGGEKDLGKQLGLPNDYMVNVIKAVGNYGEIYERNIGSGSALKIDRGLNNLWTEGGLMYSPPFR comes from the coding sequence ATGTATAGATGGAGTTCTGTGCTGCTAGCAGCAACCCTTTCAGTAGCGGCACTAGCGGGCTGTACAACAGCTCCGACGGGCATATCTGGTTCGCCCGCTGCTGATGCACCCGCAGCTGCGGGTGCACCCAGTCGCTTAGACACCATTATTTCTCGGGGCAAATTAATCTGTGGGGTAGAAGGAACTATCCCAGGATTCAGCTTTGTAGACTCCAATGGTCAGTACACAGGCTTAGACGTAGATGTTTGTAAAGCCGTCGCCGCTGCTATCTTTGGTGACCCCGAAAAAGTTGAATATCGCAACTTAGATTCCACTGCTCGCTTCCCGGCTGTGACTAGCGGCGAAGTCGATATGCTGGCGCGTAACACGACTTGGACGGCTAGCCGCGATGCTGCAGGCGGTAACGGCTTAGAATTCGCGCCGACAACTTTCTTTGATGGGCAAGGCTTGATGGCGACCACAGCGAGCGGCATCAAATCTTTCAAAGATCTAGACGGCAAAGCAGTTTGTGTCGAAACTGGAACCACGACCGAATTGAACCTGGCAAGCCGCGCAACTGAAGCTGGCATTAAGGTTAATGAAGTGAAATTCCAAGATTCAAACGCGAACTTCGCGGCGTATCAAGAAGGGCGCTGCGAAGCAATTACAACCGATCGCTCTCAACTAGCAGCAAAGCGGACTTCTCTTCCGAACCCAGCAGATAATATTTTGTTGGAAGACGTTCTTTCTAAAGAACCCTTGGGCCCTGTTACTGTCAATGGCGATTCACGCTGGTTTGATGTCGTTAAATGGGTGACCTACGGGCTCTTCCAAGCCGAAGAGTTTGGGATCACTCAAGCCAACGTAGAACAGAAAGTGAACGATAACAGCCCTGATGTCAAGCTCTTCTTAGGCGGAGAGAAGGATTTAGGCAAACAGTTAGGCTTGCCGAACGATTACATGGTTAATGTCATCAAGGCAGTCGGGAACTACGGCGAAATTTACGAGCGCAATATTGGTTCTGGCTCTGCCCTGAAAATCGATCGGGGCTTAAACAACCTCTGGACTGAGGGCGGCTTGATGTATTCTCCCCCATTCCGCTAA
- a CDS encoding ABC transporter permease subunit (The N-terminal region of this protein, as described by TIGR01726, is a three transmembrane segment that identifies a subfamily of ABC transporter permease subunits, which specificities that include histidine, arginine, glutamine, glutamate, L-cystine (sic), the opines (in Agrobacterium) octopine and nopaline, etc.), with amino-acid sequence MDGSEKVPIWRDERYVQIAFQAIVLLIIIAVAHLCFSNMLNNLKQQGRQFNFGFLLSQSGFNIGETLVPYDTTSPYYWAFFVSFLNALRLILVGIVATTVLGVVAGIASFSDNWLLRKLNLVYVEVVRNTPLLLQLFVWYFAVFFGFSDKGKTSQLPGSIFVSKKGIVIPWPASSPLLGILLGILLAGAIAAYFIWKRRITRMEEQGASGQQEQLILLSMATVGLLVVLFGLGWEMPRMAEGNVEGGLRVSVEYGAMLFGLVFYTGAFIAEIVRAGIQSVSKGQWEAARALGLPTSSAMRLVVFPQALRVILPSLSSQYINLAKNSSLALAIGYPEIFATAQTTLNQSGRPVEVILLIMAIYLSITLFISLVMNTLNRLVQFRER; translated from the coding sequence ATGGATGGCAGCGAAAAGGTTCCTATTTGGCGAGATGAGCGCTATGTGCAAATTGCGTTTCAGGCGATCGTATTGCTCATTATTATTGCTGTGGCGCATCTCTGTTTCAGCAATATGCTTAACAACCTGAAACAGCAAGGACGACAGTTTAATTTTGGGTTTTTGCTCAGTCAGTCAGGTTTTAATATTGGAGAAACGCTGGTTCCTTATGACACCACATCTCCTTACTACTGGGCGTTTTTTGTTAGTTTTTTGAATGCCTTGCGCTTAATCTTGGTAGGGATTGTCGCTACGACGGTGCTGGGCGTTGTTGCCGGGATTGCCAGCTTTTCAGATAACTGGCTGCTGCGCAAATTAAATTTGGTTTATGTCGAAGTGGTTCGCAACACGCCGCTTTTACTTCAGTTATTTGTTTGGTATTTTGCAGTATTTTTTGGGTTTTCAGATAAAGGTAAAACCTCCCAGCTACCCGGTTCAATTTTTGTCAGTAAGAAGGGAATTGTGATTCCTTGGCCAGCAAGTTCGCCATTGCTAGGCATTTTGTTAGGAATTTTGCTAGCAGGAGCGATCGCAGCATATTTTATTTGGAAGCGCCGCATCACCCGCATGGAAGAGCAGGGCGCATCGGGTCAGCAAGAGCAACTTATTTTACTTAGTATGGCGACGGTAGGTCTTTTAGTGGTGCTGTTTGGGCTGGGCTGGGAAATGCCCAGAATGGCAGAAGGCAACGTCGAAGGCGGCTTACGAGTGTCGGTAGAGTACGGGGCAATGTTATTTGGGCTCGTGTTTTACACAGGCGCTTTCATTGCCGAAATTGTGCGGGCAGGCATTCAATCAGTCTCTAAGGGACAGTGGGAGGCTGCTCGGGCTTTGGGGTTGCCGACCAGTTCGGCGATGCGGTTGGTGGTTTTTCCCCAAGCGCTACGAGTGATTTTGCCTTCGTTGAGCAGTCAGTACATCAATCTGGCAAAGAACTCTAGCTTGGCGTTGGCGATCGGTTATCCCGAAATTTTTGCGACGGCTCAAACGACGCTAAACCAGTCAGGACGACCCGTTGAGGTAATTCTGCTGATCATGGCGATTTACTTATCCATCACTCTATTTATTTCATTGGTGATGAACACCTTAAACCGTTTGGTGCAGTTTAGAGAACGGTAA
- a CDS encoding amino acid ABC transporter permease, with protein sequence MTTAHPSTASPPPIAQVGAIAWVRKNLFSNWFNTLLTLVLVLVLSRTLLGFLSWATTQAKWQLIPANLSLFFIGRYPVGQMWRIWSVLALIAALGGFSWGVLSRNVPRLFSRTTLILFGLVAAIAVLMPTPVPFRILLLAIEGLVLATTWGGRIAGHRIPKLGQWLAFAWSFSFLIVWWLIAGGLGLTPVGTSNWGGLMLTVFMAVVSILLCFPLGILLALGRQSSLPVIRGLSVAFIEVVRGVPLIALLFVGSNMIPLFLPPSIRPNLVVRAIIGLTLFSSAYLAENVRGGLQSIPRGQSEAANALGLNPGLTTALIVLPQALKVSIPAMVGQFISLLQDTTLVSILGLFDLLGISRTVLANPQFIGRYAEAYIFIGIIYWVFCYAMSVGSRQIEKQLNTEH encoded by the coding sequence ATGACAACTGCCCATCCTTCAACTGCTTCACCACCGCCTATTGCTCAAGTAGGGGCGATCGCCTGGGTTCGCAAAAACTTATTTAGCAACTGGTTCAACACCCTGCTTACTCTCGTTTTGGTGCTAGTGCTGAGTAGAACCTTGCTAGGGTTTTTGTCCTGGGCAACGACACAAGCCAAATGGCAGTTAATTCCAGCCAACTTGTCATTGTTTTTTATTGGGCGCTATCCCGTGGGTCAAATGTGGCGTATTTGGAGCGTTTTAGCTCTAATCGCGGCTCTAGGGGGATTTAGCTGGGGAGTGTTATCCCGCAATGTGCCTCGACTCTTTAGCCGGACGACGCTGATTCTGTTTGGATTAGTGGCAGCGATCGCCGTTCTTATGCCTACCCCTGTACCGTTCCGAATTTTGCTATTGGCGATCGAGGGTTTAGTGCTGGCAACCACCTGGGGCGGACGCATTGCCGGACACCGTATTCCCAAGCTGGGACAATGGCTGGCTTTTGCCTGGTCGTTCTCCTTTCTAATCGTCTGGTGGCTGATTGCTGGTGGTCTAGGACTAACGCCCGTAGGAACCAGCAACTGGGGTGGCTTAATGCTGACTGTGTTCATGGCTGTAGTCAGCATCTTGTTGTGCTTTCCCCTAGGAATTTTGCTGGCATTGGGGCGACAGAGTAGCTTGCCTGTCATTCGCGGACTTTCAGTAGCGTTTATTGAGGTGGTGCGGGGCGTGCCGCTCATTGCCCTACTTTTTGTGGGTTCTAATATGATTCCGCTATTTTTGCCCCCTAGCATCCGCCCTAACTTGGTCGTTCGAGCCATCATTGGCTTAACGCTGTTTAGCTCGGCATATCTAGCAGAAAATGTCCGAGGCGGCTTACAGTCAATTCCAAGAGGGCAGTCGGAGGCAGCCAACGCATTGGGCTTGAATCCGGGGCTAACTACAGCACTCATTGTTTTGCCTCAAGCACTCAAGGTTTCGATTCCGGCAATGGTGGGTCAGTTTATTAGTTTGCTGCAAGACACAACCCTGGTTTCAATTTTAGGGTTGTTTGACCTGCTAGGCATTAGCCGCACAGTTTTGGCTAACCCACAGTTTATTGGACGTTATGCAGAGGCGTACATTTTCATTGGCATTATTTACTGGGTTTTTTGTTATGCCATGTCTGTAGGCAGTCGTCAGATTGAAAAGCAGTTGAATACAGAGCATTAA
- a CDS encoding amino acid ABC transporter ATP-binding protein — protein sequence MANGAVGSEAVIVADNVEKWYDNNFHVLRGVSLTVTKGEVVVVMGPSGSGKSTFIRTFNALERYQKGSITIDGILLSHDLKNIETIRREVGMVFQQFNLFPHLSVLQNVMLAPIWVRRWPKAKAEAEALRLLDRVGILEQAKKFPGQLSGGQQQRVAIARALAMQPKIMLFDEPTSALDPEMVREVLDVMRTLAGSGMTMVCVTHEVGFAREVADRVVFMDSGLLVEQATPDNFFNHPKEERTQKFLSQIL from the coding sequence ATGGCAAATGGTGCAGTGGGGTCAGAGGCAGTCATTGTTGCCGACAACGTGGAGAAGTGGTACGACAATAATTTCCATGTTCTACGCGGAGTTAGCCTGACGGTGACTAAGGGTGAAGTCGTGGTTGTCATGGGCCCGTCTGGGTCAGGAAAATCTACTTTTATCCGCACGTTCAATGCATTAGAACGTTACCAAAAAGGCAGCATTACCATTGATGGCATTCTTCTGTCCCATGACCTCAAAAATATTGAAACCATTCGGCGTGAAGTGGGCATGGTGTTTCAACAGTTTAATCTGTTCCCCCACTTATCAGTGTTGCAGAATGTGATGTTGGCTCCCATTTGGGTGAGGCGATGGCCCAAAGCAAAGGCTGAAGCAGAAGCGCTACGGCTGCTAGACCGAGTAGGAATTCTGGAGCAGGCGAAAAAGTTTCCGGGGCAATTGTCGGGCGGACAGCAACAGCGTGTGGCGATCGCTCGTGCTTTAGCAATGCAGCCCAAAATCATGTTATTTGATGAACCCACTTCAGCGCTTGACCCTGAAATGGTGCGGGAAGTGCTAGACGTAATGAGAACACTAGCAGGTTCGGGCATGACTATGGTCTGCGTCACTCACGAAGTGGGGTTTGCTCGCGAAGTTGCCGATCGCGTCGTGTTTATGGATAGCGGTTTGTTGGTAGAGCAAGCCACGCCCGATAATTTTTTCAACCATCCTAAAGAAGAAAGAACTCAAAAATTTCTGTCACAGATTCTCTAG
- a CDS encoding dTDP-4-dehydrorhamnose 3,5-epimerase: MALISRVEIRLLDSIKGGMVEFYTPQSSHETVLAQVPAHMVDDLFVHHFQTDQLLVVRGSMVLVVLQNRQYQYIPLSDRHPTVVTIPPGVPHGAINLNSEPCVLVNAVLRHGAAHAKDYRPLKKPFPYDLAKAEALLLEVEAPLSA; the protein is encoded by the coding sequence ATGGCTCTGATCAGTCGCGTTGAAATTCGTTTGTTAGATTCGATTAAGGGCGGCATGGTTGAATTCTATACGCCTCAGTCTAGTCATGAAACGGTGCTAGCACAAGTTCCGGCACACATGGTTGATGATTTGTTTGTCCATCATTTTCAAACCGATCAACTCTTAGTCGTCCGGGGTAGCATGGTGCTAGTGGTGTTGCAAAATCGCCAGTATCAATACATTCCTTTAAGCGATCGCCATCCCACTGTCGTCACCATTCCCCCCGGAGTTCCCCACGGAGCCATCAACCTCAACTCAGAACCTTGCGTCTTAGTCAACGCTGTTCTCCGTCACGGGGCTGCTCATGCCAAAGACTATCGACCGCTTAAAAAGCCTTTCCCTTACGACCTGGCTAAAGCAGAGGCTCTGTTGCTAGAGGTAGAAGCGCCTTTGAGTGCTTAG
- the argH gene encoding argininosuccinate lyase has product MNPSSSETWSQRFESALHPAIARFNASISFDIELIEYDITGSQAHAQMLAHTGIIPAEEGAALVEGLEAVRQEYRQGQFTPGVESEDVHFAVERRLTELVGDVGKKLHTARSRNDQVGTDTRLYLRDQIIQLRQQLQGFQTALLNIAEQHVETLIPGYTHLQRAQPLSLAHHLLAYVEMTQRDWERLGDVYQRVNISPLGCGALAGTTFPIDRHYSADKLGFERVYANSLDGVSDRDFAIEFLCAASLIMVHLSRLSEEVILWASEEFSFIKLKDSCSTGSSIMPQKKNPDVPELVRGKTGRVFGHLQGMLVLMKGLPLAYNKDLQEDKEALFDGVKTVRSCVEAMTILMQEGLEFRPARLNAAVTEDFSNATDVADYLAAKGVPFREAYNMVGKVVKTSLAAGKLLKDLSLEEWKAIHPAFELDIYEAIAPRQVVAARNSYGGTGFEQVRAAIAVAKQRF; this is encoded by the coding sequence ATGAATCCCTCTTCTTCTGAAACTTGGAGCCAGCGCTTTGAATCGGCGTTGCACCCAGCGATCGCGCGTTTCAACGCTAGCATTAGCTTTGACATTGAACTCATTGAATACGACATTACAGGCTCCCAAGCCCATGCTCAAATGCTGGCGCACACGGGCATTATTCCTGCTGAAGAAGGCGCAGCGTTGGTAGAGGGGCTGGAGGCAGTGCGCCAAGAGTATCGGCAAGGGCAGTTTACCCCAGGCGTAGAGTCGGAGGATGTTCACTTTGCGGTAGAGCGACGGCTGACAGAGCTAGTGGGAGACGTGGGTAAAAAGCTGCACACCGCCCGATCGCGCAATGATCAAGTCGGCACTGACACGCGCCTTTATTTAAGAGATCAAATCATTCAATTGCGCCAGCAGCTTCAGGGCTTTCAAACTGCACTGCTGAACATTGCCGAACAGCACGTGGAAACCCTGATTCCAGGCTACACCCATTTACAGCGAGCGCAACCCCTGAGCCTTGCCCATCATCTGCTGGCATATGTGGAAATGACCCAACGGGATTGGGAACGATTGGGAGATGTATATCAGAGGGTAAATATTTCGCCGCTGGGCTGTGGGGCATTGGCAGGAACGACTTTTCCGATCGATCGGCATTACAGTGCTGATAAGCTAGGGTTTGAGCGAGTGTACGCCAATAGCCTGGATGGAGTCAGCGATCGAGACTTTGCGATCGAATTTCTGTGTGCTGCCAGCCTCATCATGGTGCATCTCTCTCGGTTGTCGGAAGAAGTGATTCTTTGGGCTTCGGAGGAGTTTAGCTTTATTAAGCTGAAGGATAGCTGCTCTACGGGTTCCAGCATTATGCCTCAAAAGAAAAACCCAGATGTTCCAGAATTGGTTCGGGGCAAAACTGGGCGGGTGTTCGGACATTTACAAGGAATGCTGGTACTGATGAAAGGATTGCCCCTGGCATACAACAAGGATTTACAAGAAGATAAGGAAGCGCTGTTTGATGGCGTTAAAACAGTTAGATCTTGTGTGGAAGCCATGACCATTTTGATGCAGGAAGGACTAGAATTTCGTCCGGCTCGGTTGAATGCGGCAGTGACAGAAGATTTTTCTAATGCCACGGATGTCGCAGACTATTTAGCTGCAAAAGGTGTACCCTTCCGGGAAGCATATAACATGGTTGGTAAAGTGGTTAAGACTTCTTTGGCGGCTGGAAAACTGCTGAAGGATTTGAGCTTGGAGGAGTGGAAAGCAATTCATCCTGCGTTTGAGCTTGATATTTACGAGGCGATCGCCCCTCGACAAGTAGTTGCTGCCCGAAACAGCTATGGTGGAACAGGGTTTGAGCAAGTCAGAGCGGCGATCGCAGTGGCGAAACAGCGGTTTTAG
- a CDS encoding PP2C family protein-serine/threonine phosphatase: MTAVPAPRQPSQPSDYAGGNAPPDVTPVFALKELVSRLSREQNKIQDLLSSLGFALRSFKNLNQFLELTPLIASRVTDADGGALVLFKPNGQMRLERLHCQDNQCQDVRVALEAATRQLTASAASSYEKVSLPFTSPTTALDQQVISSLGHSIQLFGTPILTKNLERGRLYVFSRDPEYTWTDTRQKLVRLVADQTAVAIENDELTVELRKKERLDRELEIGAEIQVQLLPRNCPKIDGVELAARCKTANRVGGDYYDFIPANHDQINKKAGVVESGRWSLAIGDVMGKGVPAGLIMTMLRGMLRAEVLNAHSPSRILQHLNHVMYADLENSNRFATLFYSEYDSKSRLLSYSNAAHHPPLLWQAATGTLKRLDTLGMLIGLDMDSRYGEAQVHLQPGDTLIYYTDGFTDASNQNGDRFDEESLAHHFQIACRRFDTPQIILNYLFDQVQEFIGADRHNEDDMTLIVMKVNPENL, encoded by the coding sequence ATGACTGCTGTGCCTGCTCCTCGACAGCCCTCCCAACCTTCTGACTATGCTGGTGGCAACGCGCCGCCAGACGTTACTCCTGTGTTTGCGTTGAAGGAACTGGTTTCTAGGCTGAGTCGAGAGCAGAATAAAATCCAAGATTTGCTGAGTTCTTTAGGTTTTGCCCTCCGGAGTTTTAAGAACCTTAATCAATTTTTAGAACTAACTCCTCTGATTGCCAGTCGAGTTACCGATGCAGATGGGGGTGCTTTAGTATTATTTAAACCTAATGGACAAATGCGCTTAGAACGGCTGCACTGTCAAGATAACCAATGCCAAGATGTGCGAGTTGCCCTGGAGGCAGCGACTCGCCAACTCACTGCTAGCGCTGCGTCTTCCTACGAAAAGGTGTCGTTGCCTTTTACCAGCCCGACAACGGCGTTAGATCAGCAGGTGATTAGTTCTTTGGGGCATTCAATACAGCTTTTTGGCACGCCTATTTTGACAAAGAATTTGGAGCGAGGACGGCTCTATGTCTTTAGCCGCGACCCGGAATATACCTGGACAGATACTCGCCAGAAGTTGGTGCGGCTAGTTGCAGACCAAACCGCTGTGGCGATCGAAAACGATGAGCTAACGGTGGAACTGCGGAAGAAAGAGCGCTTGGATCGGGAGTTGGAAATTGGTGCAGAAATTCAGGTGCAGCTTTTACCTCGAAATTGTCCCAAGATCGACGGGGTTGAGTTGGCAGCCCGATGCAAAACGGCAAACCGAGTGGGGGGCGACTATTACGATTTTATTCCGGCTAACCACGACCAAATTAATAAGAAAGCAGGCGTGGTGGAATCGGGGCGCTGGAGTTTGGCGATCGGCGATGTGATGGGGAAAGGCGTACCCGCTGGGTTAATTATGACCATGCTGCGGGGAATGCTGCGGGCTGAGGTGCTGAATGCTCATAGTCCTTCACGGATTTTGCAGCACCTAAATCATGTCATGTACGCTGATTTGGAAAATTCTAATCGATTCGCCACGCTGTTTTACTCAGAATATGACTCAAAATCACGACTGCTTTCCTATAGTAATGCGGCACATCACCCGCCGCTTCTGTGGCAAGCCGCGACGGGCACGCTCAAACGGCTAGATACGCTGGGAATGCTGATTGGCTTGGATATGGACAGTCGCTACGGTGAAGCGCAGGTACATTTACAGCCGGGCGATACGTTGATCTACTACACGGACGGATTCACCGATGCCTCTAACCAAAATGGCGATCGTTTTGATGAAGAAAGCCTTGCTCACCATTTCCAAATCGCCTGCCGTCGCTTCGATACGCCTCAAATCATCCTGAACTATCTCTTCGACCAGGTGCAAGAATTTATTGGTGCCGATCGCCACAACGAAGATGATATGACCCTAATCGTCATGAAGGTCAACCCCGAAAATCTTTAG
- the ribD gene encoding bifunctional diaminohydroxyphosphoribosylaminopyrimidine deaminase/5-amino-6-(5-phosphoribosylamino)uracil reductase RibD — MSLEFDCLEFDRRMILHCLDLARRALGQTAPNPLVGSVIVQGEEIIGEGFHPKAGEPHAEVFALRAAGEQARGAIAYVNLEPCSHYGRTPPCANALIEAGVAKVVIGMIDPNPQVAGAGIAKLRDAGIEVLVGIEEAACQALNEAFVYRIRHQQPLGILKYAMTLDGKIAATTGHSAWITAPPARALVHQIRRSCDAVVIGGNTARRDNPHLTSHGQGHNPLRVVMSRSLALPKTANLWQTDIAPTVVFTEVGANPNFQKFLAQQGVEVVELLALTPAQVMANLGDRGFLSVLWECGGRLAAEAIADQAIQKILAFIAPKIIGGTLAPSPIGDLGLTRMTDALELERVTWRSVGVDLLMEGYLGDH; from the coding sequence ATGAGCTTAGAATTCGATTGCTTAGAATTCGATCGCCGCATGATTCTCCATTGCCTAGATTTGGCGCGTCGAGCCTTAGGGCAAACCGCACCTAACCCACTGGTAGGTTCTGTAATTGTTCAAGGCGAAGAAATTATTGGCGAGGGGTTTCATCCTAAAGCTGGAGAGCCTCATGCTGAGGTGTTTGCGCTACGGGCGGCTGGAGAACAAGCAAGAGGCGCGATCGCCTACGTTAACCTAGAGCCTTGCAGCCACTATGGGCGGACTCCTCCCTGTGCCAATGCCCTCATTGAAGCAGGCGTTGCCAAGGTGGTAATTGGCATGATTGATCCGAACCCTCAGGTTGCTGGAGCAGGCATTGCCAAACTACGCGATGCGGGCATTGAAGTTTTAGTAGGAATAGAAGAAGCTGCCTGCCAAGCGCTTAACGAAGCATTTGTCTACCGAATACGCCATCAGCAACCCCTGGGCATTTTAAAGTACGCCATGACTCTAGATGGTAAGATTGCCGCCACAACAGGGCATAGCGCTTGGATCACAGCACCACCTGCCCGTGCCCTTGTCCATCAGATCCGGAGGAGCTGCGATGCTGTCGTGATTGGCGGCAACACGGCACGGCGAGACAATCCTCACCTTACTAGTCACGGGCAAGGACACAATCCTTTGCGGGTGGTGATGAGCCGATCGCTGGCATTACCCAAAACCGCCAACCTTTGGCAGACAGACATTGCACCCACCGTTGTCTTTACTGAAGTAGGAGCAAACCCCAATTTTCAGAAATTTCTAGCTCAACAAGGAGTAGAAGTGGTGGAATTGTTGGCGCTTACGCCTGCTCAAGTTATGGCGAATCTGGGCGATCGCGGCTTTCTTTCGGTGTTGTGGGAGTGCGGCGGCAGGTTGGCGGCAGAGGCGATCGCCGATCAGGCTATCCAAAAGATTCTGGCTTTCATTGCGCCCAAAATTATTGGCGGGACACTGGCTCCTTCCCCCATTGGAGATCTAGGGCTGACCCGAATGACAGATGCATTGGAGCTAGAGCGGGTAACGTGGCGATCGGTGGGGGTTGATCTGTTAATGGAGGGTTATTTGGGCGATCACTAG
- a CDS encoding DUF5615 family PIN-like protein: MADRIRFHLDENVSSAIAAALRRSEIEVSTISEANLIGQSDLTQLAYIQREARVIVTHDDDFPKIASTRNDHSGIAYCRKDARSMGEIVEQLILLHQVLSPDEMIGQVQYL; the protein is encoded by the coding sequence ATGGCTGATCGAATTCGCTTCCATCTAGATGAAAATGTTAGTTCAGCGATTGCTGCCGCCTTACGACGATCTGAAATTGAGGTGTCAACCATATCAGAAGCAAACTTAATCGGACAAAGCGATTTGACACAGTTAGCCTACATTCAACGTGAAGCGCGGGTCATTGTTACCCACGATGATGACTTTCCGAAAATTGCCAGTACCCGTAACGATCATTCTGGAATTGCTTATTGCCGCAAAGATGCCCGTTCAATGGGTGAAATCGTCGAGCAACTGATTTTACTGCATCAAGTTCTTTCCCCTGATGAAATGATAGGGCAGGTGCAATATTTGTGA
- a CDS encoding DUF433 domain-containing protein has protein sequence MISALNQHIETTPGVRGGKPRIAGRRITVADIAILYLRMGQPLETVAQEYELSLAAVHTAMAYYYDHQVEIAQSITDSEAFAEEFRQNHPSPLQKKLA, from the coding sequence ATGATCAGTGCCCTCAATCAACACATTGAAACAACTCCCGGTGTGCGCGGTGGAAAACCTAGAATCGCAGGTCGTCGCATCACAGTAGCGGATATTGCAATCCTTTATCTTCGGATGGGACAGCCTCTCGAAACTGTTGCCCAAGAATATGAATTATCCTTAGCTGCTGTTCATACGGCAATGGCTTACTACTACGATCATCAAGTCGAAATCGCTCAGAGCATTACTGACTCAGAAGCCTTTGCTGAAGAATTTCGCCAGAATCATCCGTCTCCCCTTCAAAAGAAGTTGGCATAG
- a CDS encoding GNAT family N-acetyltransferase, protein MQAIYRDFLIRDWQPSDRQSAAKHIQSILVEYGLSNEPVGADQDVLTVEDSYWTKGGEFWVIETQGRLVGTAGYYPVARGENAVEIRKMYLSPEVRGQGLGRYLLQALEAAIALQGYTQIWIQTASVLKEAVQLYERNGYEPSTGIDTDRCDRIYVKSLSAK, encoded by the coding sequence ATGCAGGCTATTTACCGCGACTTTCTTATCCGCGATTGGCAACCCAGCGATCGCCAATCTGCTGCCAAACACATCCAATCTATCCTAGTGGAGTATGGTCTTTCTAACGAACCTGTTGGTGCCGACCAGGATGTTTTAACTGTAGAAGATTCCTACTGGACAAAGGGTGGAGAGTTTTGGGTAATTGAAACCCAAGGGCGTTTGGTGGGCACAGCAGGTTATTATCCTGTGGCGCGGGGCGAGAATGCTGTAGAGATTCGCAAGATGTACTTAAGCCCAGAAGTGCGAGGGCAAGGACTGGGGCGCTATTTATTGCAGGCTTTGGAAGCGGCGATCGCCCTTCAGGGCTATACCCAAATATGGATTCAAACCGCCAGCGTTTTGAAAGAAGCCGTTCAACTCTACGAACGCAATGGTTACGAGCCGAGTACTGGCATAGATACCGATCGGTGCGATCGCATCTACGTTAAATCTCTCTCAGCCAAATAG